A stretch of the Sulfurimonas sp. HSL-1656 genome encodes the following:
- the trmB gene encoding tRNA (guanosine(46)-N7)-methyltransferase TrmB, which yields MPHLHIASFKAPAFPATADGVTFHYMAENTLHDDESLIAASIGEKAFFLLLKRLPDKTLLKADKITRPSATHFVKRALQAYAGAAGLDVLASNVDSGEANMHLGNDSALWTIHDFERDFPTDREIRIEVGFGSGRHLLHQAKANPEILFIGIEIHKPSIEQVLKQINIQQLDNLLLLDYDARLFLELVPSNLAGRIYVHFPVPWDKKPQRRVIGEAFIAESIRVLKPEGKLELRTDSDNYFAYSFETFMALNQNHIEIYKNRALEVSSKYEDRWRRMEKNIYDVLMHNAEESVPLEAIAPFAFGAITPDPAHLATLNGTTLRFDEGFVHFERLYRTDDGRYMFRLSMGPYARPEHLYLILGDAPAYLPTPPVRSRTNARAHQLLIEALHG from the coding sequence ATGCCCCACCTCCATATCGCTTCGTTCAAGGCTCCGGCCTTCCCCGCGACCGCGGACGGGGTTACGTTCCACTACATGGCGGAGAACACCCTGCACGACGATGAGAGCCTGATCGCCGCTTCCATCGGGGAGAAGGCCTTTTTCCTCCTGCTCAAACGCCTGCCGGACAAAACCCTGCTCAAGGCGGACAAGATCACCCGCCCTTCGGCGACCCACTTCGTCAAACGCGCCCTTCAGGCTTATGCCGGTGCGGCCGGGCTGGACGTCCTCGCCTCGAACGTCGACAGCGGCGAAGCGAATATGCACCTGGGCAACGACAGTGCGCTGTGGACCATCCACGACTTCGAACGCGACTTCCCCACCGACCGGGAGATCCGCATCGAGGTGGGCTTCGGTTCCGGCCGACACCTGCTGCACCAGGCCAAGGCAAACCCGGAGATCCTCTTTATCGGGATCGAGATCCACAAGCCCTCCATCGAACAGGTGCTCAAGCAGATCAATATCCAGCAGCTGGACAATCTCCTGCTGCTCGATTACGACGCCCGCCTCTTCCTGGAGCTCGTCCCTTCCAACCTCGCCGGGCGGATCTACGTCCATTTCCCGGTCCCCTGGGACAAGAAACCCCAGCGGCGCGTCATCGGGGAAGCTTTCATCGCCGAGAGCATCCGGGTACTGAAACCGGAGGGAAAACTGGAGCTGCGTACCGACAGCGACAACTACTTTGCCTACAGTTTCGAGACCTTTATGGCCCTGAACCAGAACCATATCGAGATCTACAAGAACCGTGCCCTGGAGGTCAGCAGCAAGTATGAAGACCGCTGGCGCCGGATGGAAAAGAACATCTATGACGTGCTGATGCACAATGCGGAGGAGTCCGTGCCGCTGGAGGCGATCGCCCCCTTTGCTTTCGGTGCCATCACCCCCGACCCGGCGCACCTCGCGACCCTGAACGGTACGACGCTCCGTTTTGACGAAGGGTTCGTGCATTTCGAACGCCTCTACCGTACCGACGACGGCCGCTATATGTTCCGTCTCTCCATGGGCCCCTATGCCCGTCCCGAGCATCTCTACCTGATCCTCGGCGACGCCCCCGCCTACCTCCCGACACCGCCGGTGCGTTCGCGGACGAACGCCCGGGCACACCAGCTCCTGATCGAGGCCCTGCATGGATAA
- a CDS encoding RluA family pseudouridine synthase, which yields MQPTVLTFEAAGGERLDTFLGQAMNEPRNQIAHLIKNGLVAVEAKAAAKPGVKLKPGEKVTVTLPQMEPEAAQPIDFDVPILYEDDDLLIIDKPSGLTVHPAPSVKEPTLVDWLKHHDIRLSTLSGEERHGIVHRLDKGTSGVMIVAKTNEAHDALSKQLQDKSMGRYYLAVVTPPLKEDLTLVDKPVGRSPHNRLKMAVVPHGKSAQTLFMKLLLSRDEKEELIACKLFTGRTHQIRVHLESFSRHILGDHLYGIKSNPDKIQRILLHAYTLYFTHPRTGEAMRFTAPLPAALEERLQSHFATETLDETLAPDRIGTLFDTDTAD from the coding sequence ATGCAGCCAACTGTCCTGACTTTCGAAGCCGCCGGAGGCGAACGCCTTGACACCTTTCTGGGGCAGGCGATGAATGAACCCCGCAACCAGATCGCCCACCTCATCAAGAACGGTCTCGTCGCCGTCGAAGCCAAGGCGGCGGCCAAGCCGGGGGTGAAACTCAAGCCCGGCGAAAAAGTCACGGTCACGCTGCCGCAGATGGAACCGGAAGCAGCACAGCCTATCGATTTCGACGTCCCCATCCTCTATGAGGACGACGACCTGCTCATCATCGACAAACCCAGCGGCCTCACCGTCCACCCCGCCCCCAGCGTCAAGGAACCGACCCTCGTCGACTGGCTCAAGCACCACGATATCCGCCTCTCGACACTGAGCGGCGAGGAGCGCCACGGCATCGTCCACCGCCTCGACAAGGGTACCAGCGGCGTGATGATCGTCGCCAAAACGAACGAGGCCCACGACGCCCTCTCCAAACAGCTCCAGGACAAAAGCATGGGGCGTTACTACCTCGCCGTCGTCACCCCGCCGCTCAAAGAGGACCTGACCCTCGTCGACAAGCCGGTCGGGCGCAGCCCGCACAACCGCCTCAAGATGGCCGTCGTCCCCCACGGCAAGAGCGCGCAGACCCTTTTTATGAAGCTGCTGCTCTCCAGGGACGAAAAAGAGGAACTGATCGCCTGCAAACTCTTTACGGGGCGCACGCACCAGATCCGCGTCCACCTGGAGAGTTTCAGCCGCCACATCCTCGGCGACCATTTATACGGCATTAAGAGCAATCCCGATAAAATCCAGCGTATTCTGCTGCACGCCTACACGCTTTACTTCACCCATCCGCGGACGGGGGAGGCGATGCGTTTTACGGCCCCGCTTCCCGCGGCGCTCGAAGAACGGCTGCAGTCGCATTTCGCTACGGAGACACTGGATGAGACGCTCGCCCCTGATCGCATCGGCACTCTTTTCGACACTGACACTGCTGATTAG
- a CDS encoding FtsW/RodA/SpoVE family cell cycle protein produces MRRIDRRILAHFDFVIPALIVPLVLVSGWLIGEIHPLLAHKHLVYVGVGAVVFTFFFFLPVRRLSWMIPIFYWFNIGLLLAVEFFGHARLGAKRWIELPFVHFTMQPSELMKPAFILMLAYLVSRNPPPYGGYGWAAFVKLSFFILLPFFLIAKEPDLGTATVLLLLGVGVLFLVGVRWKIWLTLAVGFIVSMPLIYTQLHDYQKKRITDFMSEKPSYHVQQSIIAIGSGGVVGKAKEEATQTQMKFLPIASSDFIFAYVVERFGFIGAVMLIGLYALIIIHLLGISLYTHDPYIKVVSASVSLLIFVYMGVNIAMTIGLAPVVGVPLPMFSYGGSSFVNFMILFGILENLMAFRFMELYHRRGKKSFV; encoded by the coding sequence TTGCGCAGAATAGATAGACGCATTTTAGCACACTTCGATTTTGTCATCCCGGCACTGATCGTGCCCCTTGTGCTGGTGTCGGGGTGGCTGATCGGGGAGATCCACCCCCTGCTGGCGCACAAGCATCTCGTCTACGTCGGCGTGGGGGCGGTCGTCTTCACCTTTTTCTTTTTCCTGCCCGTACGGCGGCTGAGCTGGATGATCCCGATCTTCTACTGGTTCAATATCGGGCTGCTGCTCGCCGTCGAGTTCTTCGGCCATGCGCGCCTGGGGGCGAAACGCTGGATCGAACTCCCCTTTGTCCATTTCACCATGCAGCCATCCGAGCTGATGAAACCGGCGTTCATCCTGATGCTCGCCTACCTCGTCTCGCGCAACCCGCCGCCCTACGGCGGGTACGGTTGGGCCGCGTTTGTCAAGCTCTCCTTTTTCATTCTGCTCCCCTTTTTCCTCATTGCCAAAGAGCCGGACCTGGGGACGGCCACCGTCTTGTTGCTGCTGGGGGTGGGGGTGCTTTTCCTCGTCGGGGTGCGCTGGAAGATCTGGCTGACGCTGGCGGTGGGGTTCATTGTCTCGATGCCGCTCATCTATACCCAGCTGCACGACTACCAGAAGAAGCGGATCACGGACTTTATGAGCGAGAAGCCGAGCTACCACGTCCAGCAGTCCATCATCGCGATCGGTTCGGGTGGGGTCGTCGGCAAGGCGAAAGAGGAGGCGACACAGACCCAGATGAAGTTCCTTCCCATCGCGTCGAGTGACTTCATCTTCGCCTACGTCGTGGAGCGTTTCGGGTTTATCGGGGCGGTGATGCTGATCGGGCTGTATGCCCTCATCATTATCCACCTGCTCGGCATCAGCCTCTACACCCACGACCCCTATATCAAGGTCGTCAGTGCATCGGTCTCGCTGCTGATCTTCGTCTATATGGGCGTCAACATCGCGATGACAATAGGCCTTGCCCCGGTCGTCGGCGTCCCGCTGCCGATGTTCAGTTACGGGGGCAGCAGCTTTGTCAACTTCATGATCCTCTTCGGCATCCTCGAAAACCTGATGGCCTTCCGCTTTATGGAACTCTACCACCGGCGGGGCAAAAAAAGCTTCGTCTAA
- a CDS encoding glutathione peroxidase: MTDIYAIDVERIDGTPATLAPYRGEVMLIVNVASRCGFTPQYEGLEALYEKYKSRGLVVLGFPCNQFGSQEPGTEKEIMTFCRSNFGVTFPMFSKIDVNGDDAHPLYRFLKKAQPGVLGSEAIKWNFTKFLVDRSGNVVERFAPSTKPKALESAIEKLLEAQ; encoded by the coding sequence ATGACAGATATTTACGCGATCGACGTGGAACGTATTGACGGCACGCCAGCGACGTTGGCCCCCTACCGCGGCGAGGTGATGCTCATCGTCAACGTCGCGAGCCGCTGCGGCTTTACCCCGCAGTACGAAGGGCTCGAAGCGCTCTATGAAAAGTACAAGTCCAGGGGCCTCGTCGTCCTCGGTTTCCCCTGCAACCAGTTCGGCTCCCAGGAGCCAGGGACCGAAAAGGAGATCATGACCTTCTGCCGGAGCAATTTCGGCGTCACCTTCCCGATGTTTTCTAAAATCGACGTCAACGGCGACGATGCCCACCCGCTCTACCGTTTTCTCAAAAAGGCGCAGCCGGGCGTACTGGGCAGCGAGGCGATCAAATGGAACTTCACGAAGTTTCTCGTCGACCGCAGCGGCAATGTCGTCGAACGCTTTGCGCCGTCGACCAAACCCAAAGCGCTTGAAAGCGCCATTGAAAAACTGTTGGAAGCACAGTGA
- a CDS encoding transglutaminase family protein — protein MALKVVISHKTAYQYDRYVSLSPHTIRLRPAPHSRTPIEAYSLKIKPDNHFLNWQQDPFGNYLARVVFPEKTKEMSIDVEIIADLITINPFDFFVDEYAKNFPFKYKAGLKKELLPYLEITDKGKKLKAFMDSLDLKTERSIIDFLVYLNMEIHKYLDYTIRLDPGVQTCEVTLGNKLGSCRDYAWLFVQVLRHLGLAARFVSGYLVQLTADVKSLDGPSGPEADFTDLHAWTEVYVPGAGWIGLDATSGLFAGEGHIPLACTPHYDSAHAIDGATDKCETEFDYSNTVTRIFESPRVTKPYRDEQWEAIYNLGFEVDRELEANDVRLSMGGEPTFVSIDDMESEQWNTEADGEHKRERADVLAHRLLGSFGKGGMLHYAQGKWYPGEPLPRWQKSVIWRKDGKPIWRNPNLFADMNATYSYTTEDAKRFLELLSLTLGVSDKNIVNAYEDPVYYVLKEAELPVDVDPAKFDLDDPLERRTLAQLLQQGLANPVGFVLPLGYGQTRWITSAWEFRRGNLFLSAGNSPLGLRMPLDSLMEKPHVELAQNFEPDLFAHAPALGDYLDDARARCEAATPETTAANRYNAFVRTAISTEVRDGKLYIFLPPLNHTEAFLDLMASIEAVAAKLNVKVVLEGYEPAHDNRIERIKVTPDPGVIEVNIHPAKNWSELTETMLGLYEDARQSRLGTEKFMVDGKHTGTGGGNHVTIGAMTPHDSPLLRRPELLRSLITFWQHHPSLSYLFSGAFIGPTSQAPRVDEGRAENLYELEIAFAQIPENGEVPYWLTDRLFRHMLTDITGNTHRSEFCIDKLYSPDSSTGRLGILELRGFDMPPHSQMALMQMLLVRTLVSLFWRKPYRHKLVRWGTQLHDKFLLEHYVKEDIADIVRFLNSEGYPFELDWFDPFFEFRFPLYGMATVENVHLELRAAIEPWHVLGEESGSQGTSRYVDSSLERVQVKVNNFVPERYVLTCNGVAVPLSPTGIEGEFVAGVKYKAWQPWSALHPTIGVDTPLSFDVVDRWNQRSIGGMTYYVSHPGGRSYDTFPVNSYEAESRRINRFWGFNHTQGSVDEVPTHVVEQTLPSKEGETTRKVAEKHAGDKIFVFQELPRSAEYPHTLDLRRKWTRV, from the coding sequence ATGGCGCTCAAAGTCGTAATCTCCCACAAAACCGCTTACCAGTATGACCGTTATGTGTCGCTCTCGCCGCACACCATCCGATTGCGTCCCGCGCCGCACAGCCGGACACCGATCGAGGCCTACTCGCTCAAGATCAAACCGGACAACCATTTCCTTAACTGGCAGCAGGACCCTTTTGGCAACTACCTCGCCCGCGTCGTCTTCCCGGAAAAAACGAAAGAGATGAGCATCGACGTCGAGATCATCGCCGACCTGATCACCATCAATCCCTTCGACTTCTTTGTCGACGAGTATGCGAAAAATTTCCCGTTCAAGTACAAAGCGGGGCTGAAGAAGGAGCTGCTTCCCTACCTGGAGATTACGGACAAGGGCAAAAAGCTCAAAGCGTTCATGGATTCCCTCGACCTGAAAACGGAGCGCTCCATTATCGATTTCCTCGTCTACCTCAACATGGAAATCCACAAGTACCTCGACTATACGATCCGTCTCGACCCCGGCGTACAGACCTGCGAGGTGACCCTGGGCAACAAGCTGGGGAGCTGCCGCGACTACGCCTGGCTCTTCGTGCAGGTGCTGCGCCACCTGGGGCTCGCGGCGCGTTTCGTCTCGGGCTACCTCGTCCAGCTGACCGCCGACGTCAAATCCCTCGACGGCCCGAGCGGCCCCGAAGCGGACTTTACGGACCTGCACGCCTGGACGGAGGTGTACGTCCCGGGCGCGGGGTGGATCGGCCTCGATGCGACCAGCGGCCTCTTCGCCGGGGAGGGGCATATCCCCCTGGCATGTACGCCGCACTACGACAGTGCCCACGCCATCGACGGCGCCACGGACAAGTGCGAAACGGAGTTCGATTACTCCAACACCGTCACGCGGATCTTCGAATCCCCGCGGGTGACCAAACCCTACCGCGACGAGCAGTGGGAAGCGATCTACAACCTCGGGTTCGAGGTCGACCGGGAGCTCGAAGCCAACGACGTGCGCCTCTCGATGGGGGGCGAGCCGACGTTCGTCTCCATTGACGACATGGAGTCCGAGCAGTGGAATACCGAGGCCGACGGCGAACACAAACGCGAACGCGCGGACGTTCTCGCCCACCGCTTGCTGGGGAGCTTCGGCAAGGGCGGCATGCTGCACTACGCCCAGGGGAAATGGTACCCGGGCGAACCGTTGCCGCGCTGGCAGAAATCGGTCATCTGGCGCAAGGACGGCAAACCGATCTGGCGCAACCCGAATCTCTTTGCCGATATGAACGCGACCTACAGCTACACGACCGAGGATGCAAAGCGTTTCTTGGAGCTGCTCTCCCTGACGCTGGGCGTGAGTGACAAGAACATCGTCAATGCCTATGAGGACCCGGTCTACTACGTTCTCAAAGAGGCGGAGCTCCCCGTCGACGTCGATCCGGCGAAGTTCGACCTGGACGATCCGCTCGAGCGCCGCACCCTGGCGCAGCTGCTGCAGCAGGGGCTGGCCAACCCGGTCGGCTTCGTGCTGCCGCTGGGCTACGGCCAGACCCGCTGGATCACCTCCGCATGGGAGTTCCGCCGCGGCAACCTTTTCCTCAGCGCCGGGAACTCGCCGCTGGGGCTGCGGATGCCGCTGGATTCGCTGATGGAAAAACCGCACGTGGAGCTGGCGCAGAACTTCGAGCCCGACCTTTTCGCCCATGCCCCGGCACTGGGGGATTACCTCGACGACGCCCGGGCGCGCTGCGAGGCGGCGACGCCGGAGACGACGGCGGCGAACCGCTACAACGCCTTTGTACGCACCGCGATCAGTACGGAAGTGCGTGACGGTAAGCTCTACATCTTCCTGCCGCCGCTCAACCATACCGAGGCCTTCCTGGACCTCATGGCCTCCATCGAAGCGGTCGCGGCGAAGCTCAACGTCAAAGTCGTTCTCGAAGGGTACGAACCGGCCCACGACAACCGCATCGAGCGTATCAAAGTCACCCCGGACCCGGGTGTTATCGAAGTCAACATCCACCCGGCGAAGAACTGGAGCGAACTGACCGAAACGATGCTGGGGCTTTACGAGGATGCCCGCCAGTCGCGCCTGGGAACGGAAAAGTTCATGGTCGACGGCAAGCACACGGGTACGGGCGGGGGGAACCACGTCACGATCGGGGCGATGACGCCGCACGACAGCCCGCTGCTGCGCCGGCCGGAACTGCTGCGCAGCCTCATCACCTTCTGGCAGCACCACCCGTCGCTCTCCTACCTCTTCTCCGGCGCTTTCATCGGGCCGACGTCCCAGGCGCCGCGCGTCGACGAGGGACGGGCGGAGAACCTCTACGAGCTGGAGATCGCTTTTGCCCAGATCCCCGAAAACGGAGAGGTGCCGTACTGGCTCACCGACCGGCTTTTCCGCCATATGCTGACCGACATTACCGGCAACACCCACCGTTCCGAGTTCTGTATCGACAAGCTCTACTCGCCCGATTCGAGCACCGGCCGCCTGGGGATCCTGGAGCTGCGCGGCTTCGACATGCCTCCGCATTCGCAGATGGCCCTGATGCAGATGCTGCTGGTGCGCACGCTGGTCTCGCTCTTCTGGCGCAAGCCCTACCGCCACAAGCTGGTCCGGTGGGGAACGCAGCTGCACGACAAGTTCCTGCTGGAACACTACGTCAAAGAGGACATCGCGGATATCGTCCGTTTCCTGAACTCCGAGGGGTACCCCTTCGAGCTGGACTGGTTCGACCCCTTCTTCGAGTTCCGCTTCCCGCTCTACGGTATGGCGACGGTGGAGAACGTCCACCTCGAACTGCGCGCGGCCATCGAGCCGTGGCATGTCCTGGGCGAGGAGAGCGGTTCGCAGGGGACGTCGCGCTACGTCGATTCGTCGCTCGAGCGTGTCCAGGTGAAGGTGAACAACTTCGTCCCCGAACGCTACGTGCTCACCTGTAACGGCGTCGCGGTCCCGCTCAGCCCGACGGGCATCGAGGGCGAGTTCGTCGCCGGGGTCAAGTACAAGGCGTGGCAGCCGTGGTCGGCGCTGCACCCGACCATCGGGGTTGATACCCCGCTCAGCTTCGACGTCGTCGACCGCTGGAACCAGCGCTCCATCGGCGGGATGACCTACTATGTCTCCCACCCCGGCGGGCGCAGCTACGACACCTTCCCCGTCAACAGCTACGAGGCGGAATCGCGCCGCATCAACCGTTTCTGGGGCTTCAACCATACGCAGGGAAGCGTTGATGAGGTGCCGACCCATGTCGTCGAACAGACACTGCCTTCAAAAGAGGGAGAGACGACGCGCAAGGTGGCCGAGAAGCATGCCGGCGACAAGATCTTTGTCTTCCAGGAGCTGCCGCGCAGTGCGGAGTACCCGCACACGCTCGACCTCAGACGGAAGTGGACCAGGGTGTAA
- a CDS encoding circularly permuted type 2 ATP-grasp protein — translation MGIFDRYFSESSFDEMVDAQHQCRPHWQTICDQIEAAGIEGLKAKQAEIDWSLEENGVTYNVYDTPDGVSKRRWTLDPIPFVVTQTEWQEVVRGLRQRAKLFDLVLRDIYGDQHLLRQGILPAEVVYAHKGYAPEMFGFGNKKDFELFFYATDMARGPDGKFWVVNDRIQAPSGLGYAVENRLSMNIIAKSLYPGVHTRRLAGFIDEMKAMIDRLSGGDRSKAALLTPGPHNETYFEHAYLSSLLEISLVQGEDMLAKDGALWLKNLSGLTRINTLLRRVDDRYCDPLELKNDSHLGVAGLVDAARRENLAMINPVGSGILENLGFNPFMKNIAQFFLDEELILPQIATWWCGQPGELEYVLEHLDSLIVKHIDRTETAQVYVGRKMDAPALDALRKRLQEFPHLYVAQEEIGFSTVPYFTGESVEPRNAVIRSYAFKRGSKYWVMNGGLVRVASQKDAFLISSQKGGTSKDLWIVGEEEERAPSNPFKQLPCIDASIDQIPTRRAENLFWLGRYLSRAIVTTRLIRYAVKRLINVYRDESYASAESQHQLLRAITHMTMTYPGFLNKKTAEKLLDNPMKEIISVLKEYSRIGSLSFTLSMLSGANISIKNLLGIEAWKLFDKLQWEWQTFCSANTRMNRTIVNEMDKLHINLLAYKELVEESMFREQGLVLYDIGYRIESVQLLISKARSLLCPRQEKATEYELLEALLNTCESFNAYRAHYRSALQLENVIEFLLLNPQYPKSLTYQTQKLLSDLKDLPKSRTHLTEYEAPIFQAYSRLKLATAQALLTYEESDGVYKELDTLLSDLSDLFMKASDEFSKTYFSHYDE, via the coding sequence ATGGGCATTTTCGACCGATATTTTTCCGAAAGCTCCTTCGACGAGATGGTCGATGCGCAGCATCAGTGCCGTCCGCACTGGCAGACGATCTGCGACCAGATCGAGGCGGCCGGTATCGAGGGGCTGAAAGCCAAACAGGCCGAAATTGACTGGAGCCTGGAAGAGAACGGCGTTACCTATAACGTCTACGACACGCCCGACGGCGTCAGCAAGCGGCGCTGGACCCTCGATCCCATCCCCTTTGTCGTCACGCAGACGGAGTGGCAGGAGGTTGTGCGGGGGCTGCGCCAGCGTGCGAAGCTCTTCGACCTGGTCCTGCGGGATATCTACGGCGACCAGCACCTGCTGCGGCAGGGGATCCTCCCCGCCGAAGTCGTTTATGCGCACAAGGGGTACGCGCCGGAGATGTTCGGCTTCGGGAACAAAAAGGATTTCGAGCTCTTCTTCTACGCAACCGACATGGCGCGCGGGCCTGATGGCAAGTTCTGGGTCGTCAATGACCGCATCCAGGCCCCGTCGGGGCTGGGCTATGCCGTCGAAAACCGCCTGAGCATGAACATCATCGCCAAGTCGCTCTACCCCGGGGTGCACACCCGACGGCTGGCCGGCTTCATCGACGAGATGAAGGCGATGATCGACCGCCTCAGCGGCGGCGACCGCTCCAAGGCGGCCCTGCTGACGCCCGGGCCGCACAATGAAACCTACTTCGAGCACGCCTACCTCAGCTCTTTGCTGGAGATCAGCCTCGTGCAGGGGGAAGATATGCTGGCCAAGGACGGGGCGCTGTGGCTCAAGAACCTGAGCGGCCTGACACGGATCAACACCCTGCTGCGCCGTGTGGACGACCGCTACTGCGACCCGCTGGAACTCAAAAACGACTCGCACCTCGGGGTCGCGGGGCTCGTCGACGCCGCGCGCCGGGAGAACCTGGCGATGATCAACCCCGTCGGCAGCGGTATCCTCGAGAACCTCGGCTTCAACCCCTTTATGAAAAACATCGCGCAGTTCTTCCTCGACGAGGAGCTGATCCTGCCGCAGATCGCCACCTGGTGGTGCGGGCAGCCGGGCGAGCTCGAGTACGTCCTCGAACACCTCGATTCGCTCATCGTCAAGCACATCGACCGGACCGAAACGGCCCAGGTCTACGTCGGCAGAAAGATGGACGCCCCGGCGCTCGACGCCCTGCGGAAACGCCTGCAGGAGTTCCCGCACCTCTACGTGGCGCAGGAGGAGATCGGCTTTTCCACCGTGCCGTACTTTACCGGGGAGTCCGTCGAACCGCGCAACGCCGTCATCCGCTCCTACGCCTTCAAGCGGGGCAGCAAATACTGGGTGATGAACGGCGGGCTTGTGCGCGTCGCCTCGCAGAAAGACGCCTTCCTGATCTCGTCGCAGAAAGGGGGGACCAGCAAGGACCTCTGGATCGTCGGCGAGGAGGAGGAGCGCGCGCCGAGCAACCCCTTCAAGCAGCTGCCGTGCATCGACGCCTCCATCGACCAGATCCCGACAAGACGCGCGGAGAACCTCTTTTGGCTCGGACGCTACCTCTCAAGGGCGATCGTGACGACGCGCCTGATCCGCTATGCCGTCAAGCGCCTCATCAATGTCTACCGCGACGAGTCGTACGCCTCGGCGGAGTCGCAGCACCAGCTGCTGCGCGCGATCACGCATATGACGATGACCTACCCGGGTTTCCTGAACAAGAAAACCGCCGAAAAGCTGCTGGACAACCCGATGAAAGAGATCATCTCCGTACTCAAAGAGTACAGCCGGATCGGGTCGCTCTCCTTTACGCTGTCGATGCTCTCGGGGGCGAACATCAGCATCAAAAATCTGCTGGGCATCGAGGCGTGGAAGCTCTTTGACAAGCTCCAGTGGGAGTGGCAGACCTTCTGCAGCGCCAATACCCGGATGAACCGCACCATCGTCAACGAGATGGACAAGCTGCATATCAACCTGCTGGCCTACAAGGAGCTCGTCGAGGAGAGCATGTTCCGCGAGCAGGGGCTGGTGCTGTATGATATCGGCTACCGGATCGAGAGCGTCCAGCTGCTCATCTCGAAGGCGCGCTCGCTGCTCTGTCCGCGCCAGGAGAAGGCCACGGAGTATGAACTGCTCGAGGCGCTGCTCAACACCTGCGAAAGCTTCAACGCCTACCGTGCCCATTACCGCAGCGCCCTGCAGCTTGAGAACGTCATCGAGTTCCTGCTGCTCAACCCGCAGTATCCCAAATCGCTGACCTACCAGACCCAGAAGCTGCTCTCGGACCTCAAAGACCTTCCGAAGTCGCGTACCCACCTCACCGAGTACGAGGCGCCGATCTTCCAGGCCTATTCGCGCCTGAAACTTGCGACGGCACAGGCGCTGTTGACCTATGAGGAGTCCGACGGCGTCTACAAGGAGCTCGATACGCTGCTTTCGGATCTCTCCGATCTCTTTATGAAAGCGTCCGACGAGTTCTCCAAAACCTACTTCTCCCATTATGACGAGTGA
- a CDS encoding transglutaminase family protein has protein sequence MIYDIFHETVFHYQSLVTFSHNIARLKPKEGRDQELLSFRLDVEPYASEIHSFVDMFGNTNHHLLLREPHTSLTVTGHSRVRRRIKEAERAIERIKAGAPTYEKALQRLSTFHARDIAAKQFLFASELIPVEVGPIRDYALASFHPKRSLYEAGEELMGRIFDDFEFNPAFSDLTTPVETIFEEKKGVCQDFAHFAIAALRAIGLPARYVSGYIETIPPEGTEKLFGADASHAWVSFYVPGSGWLDLDPTNNIIPLKQHIVMGHGRDYNDISPLKGVVRGSGQSRLSVRVDVRRAALEEAEETAAPAQTQSQSQSQSSSPSDPV, from the coding sequence ATGATCTACGATATCTTCCACGAAACGGTCTTCCATTATCAGAGCCTGGTGACCTTCAGCCACAACATCGCCCGGCTGAAGCCCAAAGAGGGGCGGGACCAGGAGCTGCTCTCCTTCCGTCTCGACGTGGAGCCGTACGCGTCGGAGATCCACTCTTTTGTCGATATGTTCGGCAATACCAACCACCACCTGCTGCTGCGCGAACCGCACACCTCGCTGACCGTGACCGGGCATTCACGGGTGCGCCGCAGGATCAAGGAGGCGGAGCGGGCGATCGAACGCATCAAGGCCGGGGCGCCCACCTATGAAAAAGCGCTGCAGCGGCTCTCAACTTTTCACGCGCGAGACATCGCTGCCAAGCAGTTCCTTTTCGCCTCCGAACTGATCCCCGTCGAGGTCGGCCCGATACGCGACTATGCCCTGGCGTCGTTCCATCCCAAGCGGAGCCTGTACGAAGCGGGCGAGGAGCTGATGGGGCGCATCTTCGATGACTTCGAGTTCAACCCCGCCTTCAGCGACCTGACGACGCCGGTGGAGACGATTTTCGAGGAGAAAAAAGGGGTCTGCCAGGATTTCGCGCACTTCGCGATCGCCGCGCTGCGCGCCATCGGGTTGCCGGCACGCTACGTCAGCGGCTATATCGAAACCATCCCGCCCGAAGGTACCGAGAAGCTTTTCGGCGCCGACGCATCGCATGCCTGGGTCTCGTTCTACGTACCCGGAAGCGGGTGGCTTGACCTCGACCCGACGAACAACATCATCCCCCTGAAACAGCACATCGTCATGGGGCACGGCCGGGATTACAATGATATTTCGCCGCTCAAAGGGGTCGTGCGCGGCAGCGGGCAGAGCCGTCTCAGCGTCCGTGTGGATGTGCGGCGCGCCGCTTTGGAAGAGGCGGAAGAGACCGCCGCTCCCGCCCAAACGCAGTCACAGTCACAATCACAATCGTCTTCGCCCTCCGACCCGGTCTAA